One genomic window of Punica granatum isolate Tunisia-2019 chromosome 1, ASM765513v2, whole genome shotgun sequence includes the following:
- the LOC116211231 gene encoding p21-activated protein kinase-interacting protein 1 translates to MSLIAGSYEKFIWGFKLKPLKHPSDDGKTLSLTRLFSYPSHLSPISTVAAAGPVAASGGGDDTVHIYDIAAAASLGSLHHHSASVTALEFYTPPNLSYPRNLLSAAADGSLSIFDADPFVHLKTLWAHKKGAGVNSVSVHPSGKLALTVGRDECLGMVNLVRGKRKFYCRLGKEATLVKFDLSGERFFMVMEEKVGVHEAEDARLVWELENQKRVLCAAPGEGGLLYTGGEDRNITAWDTKSGKVAYCIEDAHAFRVKGLVVLSRRTDPSEADDPYLVASASSDGVIRVWDVRMAMKEKPNPLAEANTKSRLTCLAGTSLKSLKRPQLSSKGEQDMAVEES, encoded by the exons ATGAGTTTGATCGCCGGTTCGTACGAGAAATTCATATGGGGCTTCAAGCTCAAGCCTTTGAAGCACCCTTCTGACGATGGGAAAACCCTGTCTTTGACCCGCCTCTTCTCCTACCCTTCCCACCTCTCCCCCATCTCCACCGTCGCCGCCGCCGGCCCCGTCGCGGCTTCTGGGGGTGGCGATGACACCGTCCACATCTACGACATCGCCGCCGCCGCCTCCCTCGGCTCCCTCCACCACCACTCCGCCTCTGTCACAGCTCTCGAGTTCTACACGCCGCCGAACCTCTCCTACCCCCGCAACCTCCTCTCAGCAGCCGCCGACGGGTCCCTCTCGATCTTCGATGCCGACCCTTTCGTCCACCTGAAGACCCTCTGGGCCCACAAGAAGGGGGCAGGGGTCAACAGCGTGTCGGTGCACCCATCGGGGAAGCTGGCATTGACCGTGGGGCGGGATGAGTGCTTGGGGATGGTCAATTTGGTGAGAGGGAAGAGGAAGTTTTACTGCAGACTAGGAAAGGAGGCGACTTTGGTGAAGTTTGACTTGAGTGGGGAGAGGTTTTTCATGGTTATGGAGGAGAAGGTTGGGGTTCATGAGGCTGAGGATGCGAGGCTTGTCTGGGAATTGGAGAATCAGAAAAGGGTTCTCTGTGCTGCCCCTGGAGAG GGTGGGCTCTTATATACGGGTGGAGAGGACCGCAATATTACTGCATGGGACACGAAGAGCGGGAAGGTCGCATATTGTATCGAGGATGCGCATGCTTTCCGTGTAAAAGGTCTTGTTGTGCTAAGCAGGAGAACTGATCCCAGTGAGGCTGATGATCCATATCTGGTTGCTTCCGCATCGTCAGATGGGGTAATAAGGGTCTGGGATGTCCGAATGGCCATGAAGGAGAAGCCAAATCCTTTAGCTGAGGCCAACACAAAATCAAGGCTCACTTGTCTTGCTGGAACATCTCTCAAAT CTCTCAAGCGCCCGCAGCTCAGCTCAAAAGGGGAGCAGGACATGGCCGTTGAAGAATCATAA